A genomic segment from Sparus aurata chromosome 20, fSpaAur1.1, whole genome shotgun sequence encodes:
- the LOC115570795 gene encoding somatostatin receptor type 2 gives MDTSLLSEIDYNQTFVDEHLYLEDSIDGFGITMAVLYLVVCILGLAGNSLVIVAILKLDKMSSSTTVYIFNLALADGLFMVGLPFIACQNFQNRWMFGDTACKVVMVLDGINQFTSVFCLTVMSIDRYMALANPLQFARWRTPRCAKIVSAFLWLFSLLTILPMALHFSADRGLCIPDIVSDTWWLGILSYTFVMGFALPFTIMTASYTALLVTLRSQRLRATTPNQESHRLERQVTKMVVAVVVVFGVCWLPFYTFNFYSLFQSGLLLTFARAFEFVVLLSYSWSCANPILYACLSDTFRKHFRTLLCPAAKSSPSMQCNTERYDLNDTGVRDVTFLA, from the coding sequence ATGGACACCTCACTTTTATCAGAGATAGACTACAATCAGACCTTTGTGGATGAGCACTTGTACTTGGAAGACTCTATCGATGGCTTCGGCATCACCATGGCTGTTCTCTACCTGGTGGTTTGCATCCTGGGACTGGCCGGCAACTCTCTCGTCATCGTTGCCATTCTGAAATTGGACAAGATGTCTTCGTCCACGACGGTGTACATTTTCAACCTGGCCCTGGCTGACGGACTCTTCATGGTCGGTCTTCCCTTCATAGCGTGCCAGAACTTCCAGAACCGCTGGATGTTCGGCGACACGGCGTGCAAAGTGGTCATGGTGCTGGACGGCATCAACCAGTTCACGAGTGTCTTCTGCCTGACGGTGATGAGCATCGACCGGTACATGGCGCTGGCCAACCCGCTCCAGTTTGCCCGCTGGAGGACGCCACGCTGCGCCAAGATCGTGTCGGCTTTCTTGTGGCTGTTCTCGCTCCTCACCATCCTTCCCATGGCGCTTCACTTCTCAGCTGATCGAGGCCTGTGTATACCAGACATTGTTTCAGACACCTGGTGGCTCGGCATCTTATCCTACACCTTCGTCATGGGCTTTGCCTTGCCTTTCACCATCATGACGGCCTCCTACACGGCGCTGCTAGTCACCCTGAGGTCCCAGCGGCTCAGAGCGACAACGCCGAACCAAGAGAGCCACCGGCTGGAGAGACAGGTCACCAAAATGGTGGTtgcagtggtggtggtgttcGGGGTTTGCTGGCTGCCATTTTACACCTTCAACTTCTACTCCCTGTTTCAAAGTGGCCTGCTCCTGACCTTCGCCAGAGCTTTTGAGTTTGTGGTCCTGCTGTCGTACTCTTGGAGCTGCGCTAACCCCATCCTCTACGCCTGCCTCTCCGACACCTTCAGGAAACACTTCCGCACGCTCCTCTGCCCAGCTGCCAAGTCGTCTCCCAGCATGCAGTGCAACACTGAACGGTATGACTTAAACGACACAGGCGTGCGGGATGTGACCTTTCTGGCGTAG